The nucleotide sequence TTTTAAAAACCAAAGTAGTTCGTAAATAATAGATTTTAAATGCAATTTTTTAGTGGTCACCATCGGAAACCCTTCACTTAAATCAAATCGCATTTGATGCCCAAACACACTTTTTGTACCTGTACCTGTACGGTCTCCTTTTTCATTTCCGTTTTCTAAAACGTGTTTTACGAGATCTAAATATTGTTTCATGCTCACTTTCCGCGAAAACGGAAATCTCTTTAAAATTAAACATCTAATTTCTAGGAAATAAAAATATAAAAAACATTATATACAAATTGTAAAAGAGAAAGTTAATATTAAAAGTTATTAACCTAAAGCCATTAGTGTAAATAAGAAACTACTTAGCTTGATTTAGAATAAATGACTGTAAGTTAAGAGCGGATAAACTTATCCTCGTTTAGAAATTTCATCCCTTATTCTTGCTGCAGTTTCGTAATCTTCGTTTGCAACAGCTTTATCTAGCATATCGTGAAGCTCTTCTAAAGATTTCTCTTTAAATGTTTGAATGGATTTACTTTCCAATTCTTCTGCTAAAACTTCATCAACTAAGATATTGTCTTTTTCAACAGAACTTTCATCTTCAGGATTTACCTTTAAATAAATGCCAGCTTTATCAAGTATGTTTTTGTAAGTAAATATTGGTGCTTTAAAGCGTAAAGCTAAAGCAATGGCATCACTTGTACGTGCATCTATAATTTCTTCAGTAGAATCTCGTTCACAGATTAAGCTTGAATAAAAAACGCCATCTACAAGCTTATGAATAATAACTTGCTTTATAGTTATATCAAAACGATCAGAAAAATTTTTAAATAAATCGTGAGTAAGTGGTCTGGGAGGTTTTATTTCTTTTTCTAAAGCAATAGCAATAGATTGGGCTTCAAATGCTCCAATAACGATAGGTAATTTTCGATCACCATCTACCTCATTCAGAATCAATGCATAGGCACCATTTTGCGTTTGACTATAAGATATACCTTTTATGTTAAGACGAACTAAACTCATATTTATATAGCAAAAAACCGTTTAAATTAGGACTTTACCAAACCTATTACCCATTAATTTAAATTTAATATGAATTATTAGATAAAATGATTAATTGGTTAGTTGATTGAATTTTATAAATCAGTTAACCTTATCTAAACGATCTTTTGTGATGTTTACAATTTAATAAATTTAAGCGTTTTGTGCTTTAAATTCTTTTAGTTTTTCTATTAATTTAGGAACTACTTCAAAAGCATCTCCAACTACACCGTAATCTGCAGCTTTAAAGAAAGGTGCTTCAGGATCTGAATTTACGACAACTTTTACTTTAGAAGAGTTAATTCCTGCTAAATGTTGGATTGCTCCAGAAATTCCAATTGCAATATATAAATTAGATGCTACTGGCTTACCAGTTTGTCCTACGTGTTCACTATGTGGTCTCCATCCTAAATCTGAAACGGGTTTAGAGCAAGCTGTAGCTGCACCTAAAACTTCTGCTAATTCTTCAACCATTCCCCAGTTTTCAGGGCCTTTTAATCCACGTCCACCAGAAACAACAATTTCTGCATCAGCTATTGTTACTTTATCTGTAGCCTTATCTACAGATTGGACGTTAATATTAAAATCGTTATCTCCAAATGAAGGAGAAAATGATTCATTAATAGCGCTTGCCGAATTTTCAACTAAACCAAAAGCATTTTTTGATAATCCAATAACTTTTACATCTGAAGTAATCTCAGTATTGCTAAATGCTTTGTTTGTAAATGTAGTACGCTTTACTGTAAATGGAGCTGTACTTGAAGGTACTTCTACTACGTTTGAAGCAAAACCTGCATTTAATCCTACAGCTACTAAAGGTGAAAGGTATTTGCTATTTGCACTAGAGCTTAAAATTACCACAGTTGCATTTTCTTGTTGTGCAGCTTGTTGGATGGCACTAGCATAAGCTTTTGCGTTAAATCCATCTAACTGTGCATTAGTTGCATTTAAAACTTTATCTACACCGTAGGCTTTTAACTCAGATGAGTCACTCGCATTTATAGTAATGGCTGTTACTGTTGTATCTAATTGATTAGCTACAGCTTTGGCGTAAGATGCAACTTCAAAAGCTACTTTTTTAAAAGCACCTTGTTCTGATTCTGTATATACTAAAACGGACATATTTTTTTATTTGTCACCCTGAATTTAATTCAGGACTTGTTTGATTTTATTTGTATTTTTTTGATTTTAAATTAGATGACTTTAGCTTCATTATGAAGTAAACTCACTAATTCATCTATATTATCTGCATCTACAAGCTTAACAGAACCTTTTTCTGCAGGTTTTTGAAAGGTAACATCTTTAGTTTGGGCTTCTCCTGAAGTTGGTTCAACTACAGTTAATGGTTTTTTACGAGCCATCATAATTCCTCTCATATTAGGAATACGTAAATCACTTTCTTCAACCAAACCTTTTTGCCCTCCAATAATTAAAGGTAAACTTGTAGTTACAGTTTCTTTACCACCGTCAATCTCTCTAGTTGCAGTAGCATTTGTACCATCTACCTCTAAATTAATACAAGTATTAACAAAATTAGCACCTGTTAACCCAGCAATCATTCCAGGTACCATTCCGCCATTATAATCTATAGATTCACGACCAGCAATTACTAAATCGTAACCACCGTTTTCGATAACACTGGCTAATTGCTTTGCTACAAAAATACCATCTGTAGCGATTGCATTAACACGAATTGCAGAATCAGCACCAATAGCTAAAGCTTTTCTTAAAGTAGGCTCAGTTTCTGGCCCTCCAACATTTACGACATCTACTGATGCTCCTTGCTTCTCTTTAAACCACATTGCTCTTGTTAATCCAAATTCATCATTAGGATTTATTACAAATTGCACACCATTGGTGTCAAATTTTGTATCGCCTTCAGTAAAATTAATCTTTGAAGTCGTATCAGGAACATGACTTATGCACACTAATATTTTCATCTATTTTAAAATTTTATATAGTTTATGTTTAGACGTAATTGCCATTACAAAATAACCTTTAAGGAAAGTCATAATTTTAATTTCGTAAAACATTGTTTTTTAAGGCTGCAAAGGTACATAAAATTCCAAATATTTGCTATGCGTGCATAATAAATATTTTTAAGAAATAGTTTCGAGAATAGTAATACAATAATTACTATTTTTGCTCTCTATTGTATATAAAACATTATTTATAAAAAATAAATTAAATGAAGACAATTCAGTTTAGGGAAGCAGTTTGTGAGGCCATGAGTGAAGAGATGCGAAGAGATGAGAGTATTTTTTTAATGGGAGAAGAAGTTGCAGAGTATAATGGTGCTTATAAAGCTTCAAAAGGGATGTTGGATGAGTTTGGCCCTAAACGAGTGATTGATACTCCTATTGCCGAACTTGGTTTTGCTGGGATAGCTGTAGGATCTACAATGACGGGAAATAGACCTATTGTTGAATTTATGACTTTTAATTTTTCATTGGTAGGAATCGATCAAATTATAAATAATGCAGCAAAGATCAGACAAATGTC is from Flavobacteriaceae bacterium and encodes:
- a CDS encoding electron transfer flavoprotein subunit alpha/FixB family protein, encoding MSVLVYTESEQGAFKKVAFEVASYAKAVANQLDTTVTAITINASDSSELKAYGVDKVLNATNAQLDGFNAKAYASAIQQAAQQENATVVILSSSANSKYLSPLVAVGLNAGFASNVVEVPSSTAPFTVKRTTFTNKAFSNTEITSDVKVIGLSKNAFGLVENSASAINESFSPSFGDNDFNINVQSVDKATDKVTIADAEIVVSGGRGLKGPENWGMVEELAEVLGAATACSKPVSDLGWRPHSEHVGQTGKPVASNLYIAIGISGAIQHLAGINSSKVKVVVNSDPEAPFFKAADYGVVGDAFEVVPKLIEKLKEFKAQNA
- a CDS encoding electron transfer flavoprotein beta subunit/FixA family protein, translating into MKILVCISHVPDTTSKINFTEGDTKFDTNGVQFVINPNDEFGLTRAMWFKEKQGASVDVVNVGGPETEPTLRKALAIGADSAIRVNAIATDGIFVAKQLASVIENGGYDLVIAGRESIDYNGGMVPGMIAGLTGANFVNTCINLEVDGTNATATREIDGGKETVTTSLPLIIGGQKGLVEESDLRIPNMRGIMMARKKPLTVVEPTSGEAQTKDVTFQKPAEKGSVKLVDADNIDELVSLLHNEAKVI